A window of the Halobacterium hubeiense genome harbors these coding sequences:
- the rtcA gene encoding RNA 3'-terminal phosphate cyclase: MNILDGGEGGGQLVRTALALSAVTGEPFRMRHVRRARANPGLQAQHCAAIEAVAAVCNAETGGVEVGSESFTFEPNEDIDEDADPADQGVLGGSVSVEVGTAGSVPLVFDALLPVAVALDESFTARLEGGTDAKWAPPFDYFRRVKLPVLQEHGLDADVTLNRRGFYPRGGGKATLTVEPSTLDAFDVTERGERESLTAYSVAEESESEDDVAERQAEPAPDAADVETEYVEADCSGSALVLAAEYEHSTAGFAELGEMGVEPETVGENAVERFEAFEDGDAAVDEYLADQLLPFVALAGGEVRAPEVTSHVETCIDLLAEFGYDVTVEDEGDTVLLSA; encoded by the coding sequence ATGAACATTCTCGACGGGGGCGAGGGCGGCGGCCAGTTGGTCCGCACCGCCCTCGCGCTGTCCGCGGTCACAGGCGAACCGTTCCGGATGCGACACGTCCGGCGCGCTCGCGCGAACCCGGGCTTGCAGGCCCAGCACTGCGCGGCAATCGAAGCAGTCGCGGCCGTCTGCAACGCCGAGACGGGCGGCGTCGAAGTCGGCTCGGAGTCGTTCACGTTCGAGCCCAACGAGGACATCGACGAGGACGCCGACCCGGCCGACCAGGGCGTCCTCGGCGGCAGCGTCTCCGTGGAGGTCGGCACCGCGGGCAGCGTCCCGCTGGTGTTCGACGCCTTGCTCCCGGTCGCGGTCGCGCTCGACGAGTCGTTCACCGCGCGACTGGAGGGCGGCACGGACGCGAAGTGGGCGCCGCCGTTCGACTACTTCCGGCGCGTCAAGCTCCCCGTCCTGCAGGAACACGGCCTCGACGCCGACGTCACCCTGAACCGCCGCGGCTTCTACCCGCGCGGCGGCGGGAAGGCGACGCTGACCGTCGAGCCGTCCACGCTGGACGCCTTCGACGTCACCGAGCGCGGCGAGCGCGAGTCGCTGACCGCGTACTCCGTCGCCGAGGAGTCCGAGAGCGAGGACGACGTGGCGGAGCGGCAGGCCGAGCCCGCGCCCGACGCAGCCGACGTCGAAACCGAGTACGTCGAGGCGGACTGCTCGGGGTCGGCGCTCGTGCTCGCCGCCGAGTACGAGCACTCGACGGCGGGCTTCGCGGAGCTCGGCGAGATGGGCGTCGAACCGGAAACGGTCGGCGAGAACGCCGTCGAGCGCTTCGAGGCCTTCGAGGACGGCGACGCCGCCGTTGACGAGTACCTCGCCGACCAGCTGCTGCCGTTCGTCGCGCTCGCGGGCGGCGAGGTCCGCGCGCCCGAGGTCACCTCGCACGTCGAGACCTGCATCGACCTCCTCGCGGAGTTCGGCTACGACGTGACCGTCGAGGACGAGGGCGACACCGTCCTGCTGTCGGCGTAG
- a CDS encoding DUF1684 domain-containing protein: MTADEPAFDEAAWRERVREHRAEKDEFFAEHPQSPIPVGDREDFDGLAYFEPDPDFRVVARFGRAQSTEQVSLETTQGPPAEYQRVGVLGFTLDGEHRTLEAYRVEGEDSLFVPFADETNGAETYHRGRYLDVDAADAEQGDDVVVDFNLAYNPFCAYADQFACALPPAENRLDAEVRAGERAYEG, from the coding sequence ATGACGGCCGACGAGCCGGCGTTCGACGAGGCGGCGTGGCGCGAGCGCGTCCGCGAGCACCGCGCCGAGAAAGACGAGTTCTTCGCGGAGCACCCCCAGTCGCCGATTCCGGTCGGCGACCGCGAGGACTTCGACGGGCTGGCGTACTTCGAGCCCGACCCCGACTTCCGGGTGGTCGCGCGCTTCGGACGCGCGCAGAGCACCGAGCAGGTCTCCCTGGAGACGACACAGGGCCCGCCCGCGGAGTACCAGCGCGTCGGCGTGCTCGGGTTCACGCTCGACGGCGAGCACCGCACCCTCGAAGCGTACCGCGTCGAGGGCGAGGACTCGCTGTTCGTGCCGTTCGCCGACGAGACCAACGGCGCGGAGACGTACCACCGCGGCCGCTACCTCGACGTCGACGCCGCGGACGCCGAACAGGGCGACGACGTCGTCGTGGACTTCAACCTCGCGTACAACCCCTTCTGCGCGTACGCCGACCAGTTCGCGTGTGCGCTCCCGCCCGCGGAGAACCGCCTCGACGCCGAAGTTCGAGCCGGCGAGCGAGCGTACGAGGGCTGA
- a CDS encoding metal-dependent hydrolase family protein gives MRVFDVARLVDGRSDDAVEDARLVVDDDGTVAAVGPRESVDAPPDTDHVEFPDRTVVPGFVDAHVHLQGARSMDVADWTTIPDSLAAARATEDLRSLARAGFTSVRDLGSTVGVGLREAVAAGEISGPRVFTSGRAISQTGGHGDIHGLPHEWVADGTPLSTLADGADECRREARKRIRDGVDCLKIMTTGGVLSERDAPDRRQFTDDEITAMTREADRAGVAVAAHAQGSAGIEAALRNGATTIEHGFYLDDDCVSLLKECGGTFVPTLSIMHRITERGGDHGVPEWALEKARDAHDAHVEAVERAHEANAAIAAGTDFMGPELVPHGENALEMELLVDEIGFSEMEALQAGTRVAARTLPRDDVGTLTEGARADFAVLEDDPLADISAVRRVEATYVDGRRLDV, from the coding sequence ATGCGAGTGTTCGACGTCGCACGACTCGTCGACGGGCGCAGCGATGACGCCGTCGAGGACGCCCGACTCGTCGTCGACGACGACGGCACCGTCGCCGCGGTCGGTCCGCGCGAGTCCGTGGACGCACCGCCCGACACCGACCACGTCGAGTTCCCGGACCGCACCGTCGTCCCGGGGTTCGTCGATGCGCACGTCCACCTGCAGGGCGCGCGCTCGATGGACGTCGCCGACTGGACGACCATTCCGGACTCGCTGGCGGCCGCGCGCGCCACCGAGGACCTCCGCTCGCTGGCCCGCGCGGGGTTCACGAGCGTCCGCGACCTCGGCAGCACCGTCGGCGTCGGCCTCCGCGAGGCGGTCGCGGCCGGCGAGATTTCGGGGCCGCGCGTGTTCACGAGCGGGCGCGCCATCTCACAGACCGGCGGCCACGGCGACATCCACGGCCTCCCCCACGAGTGGGTCGCGGACGGCACGCCGCTGTCCACGCTCGCGGACGGCGCCGACGAGTGCCGCCGCGAAGCCCGCAAGCGAATCCGGGACGGCGTCGATTGCCTGAAAATCATGACGACTGGCGGCGTGTTGAGCGAGCGCGACGCGCCCGACCGCCGGCAGTTCACGGACGACGAAATCACCGCGATGACCCGCGAGGCCGACCGCGCCGGCGTCGCCGTCGCCGCCCACGCGCAGGGGAGTGCGGGCATCGAGGCCGCGCTCCGGAACGGCGCGACCACCATCGAGCACGGCTTCTATCTGGACGACGACTGCGTCAGCCTCCTGAAGGAGTGCGGCGGGACGTTCGTCCCGACGCTCTCTATCATGCACCGCATCACCGAGCGCGGCGGCGACCACGGCGTCCCCGAGTGGGCGCTGGAGAAAGCCCGCGACGCCCACGACGCCCACGTCGAGGCCGTCGAGCGCGCGCACGAAGCCAACGCCGCCATCGCCGCCGGCACCGACTTCATGGGGCCGGAGCTGGTCCCCCACGGCGAGAACGCCCTCGAAATGGAGTTGCTCGTGGACGAAATCGGGTTCTCGGAGATGGAGGCGCTTCAGGCGGGGACGCGGGTCGCCGCGCGCACGCTCCCGCGGGACGACGTCGGGACGCTGACGGAGGGCGCTCGCGCGGACTTCGCGGTGCTGGAAGACGACCCGCTGGCGGACATCTCGGCGGTGCGGCGGGTCGAGGCGACGTACGTGGACGGCCGGCGGCTGGACGTGTAG
- a CDS encoding DICT sensory domain-containing protein — translation MSLREVLETVRGREKTLTVYTEPGTCVVPELREYFASQNVAIEEADAGSDPEHAVLSDDGEFLTAVGIDALRSLTDGSLRSVGESAAYGRLLSHLDRTTFTSYNHRQMLQASREIEDRAWRTGEGRLYAGFQRLSNFAAERPTYERLAGTGLDVHVYGLPDATTGVPDGVTFHGSAIPDVASLWFVVFDGGDDPRQACALLAEERENGFYGFWTYDTSLVDDALDALGAAQRSA, via the coding sequence ATGAGCCTCCGCGAGGTGCTGGAGACGGTCCGGGGGCGCGAGAAGACGCTCACGGTGTACACGGAGCCGGGAACCTGCGTCGTCCCCGAACTCCGGGAGTACTTCGCGTCCCAGAACGTCGCCATCGAGGAAGCCGACGCCGGCAGCGACCCCGAGCACGCGGTGCTGTCCGACGACGGCGAGTTCCTCACCGCGGTCGGCATCGACGCGCTCCGCTCGCTGACCGACGGCAGCCTCCGGTCCGTCGGCGAGAGCGCGGCGTACGGCCGCCTGCTCTCGCACCTCGACCGCACCACGTTCACGTCGTACAACCACCGGCAGATGCTGCAGGCGTCCCGCGAAATCGAGGACCGCGCGTGGCGCACCGGCGAGGGGCGGCTGTACGCGGGCTTCCAGCGGCTGTCGAACTTCGCGGCGGAACGCCCGACCTACGAGCGCCTCGCCGGCACGGGCCTCGACGTGCACGTCTACGGGCTGCCGGACGCCACCACCGGCGTCCCCGACGGCGTGACCTTCCACGGCAGCGCGATTCCGGACGTCGCGTCGCTGTGGTTCGTGGTCTTCGACGGCGGCGACGACCCGCGGCAGGCGTGCGCGCTGCTCGCCGAGGAGCGCGAGAACGGCTTCTACGGCTTCTGGACGTACGACACGAGTCTCGTGGACGACGCGCTGGACGCGCTCGGCGCCGCCCAGCGGTCGGCCTGA
- a CDS encoding GAF domain-containing protein produces the protein MNHESYLRAVDLPEYADRATNAAERGAALVARPPHATVDADTVEDCYVYPVPELGPDGSCGVGLAEEPYNLAPICGLEYEPERLRDHPNTARLVALDETVRRLAEETNPDWLGVYRRATNPDGEEVLVKEAYVGEHSRAEFPLTESFAERSNNSTVGLTGDAVLVEDVADYDGPYYECDDSVQSEFCCPILAGDDVVGIIDAEAHEPEFFTEERVLTIVGACAALADSDLLTPPRVEA, from the coding sequence ATGAACCACGAGTCCTACCTCCGGGCCGTGGACCTCCCGGAGTACGCCGACCGCGCGACCAACGCCGCCGAGCGCGGCGCCGCGCTCGTCGCCCGCCCGCCGCACGCGACCGTCGACGCCGACACCGTCGAGGACTGCTACGTCTACCCCGTGCCCGAACTCGGGCCGGACGGTTCGTGTGGCGTCGGCCTCGCGGAGGAGCCGTACAACCTCGCGCCCATCTGCGGGCTGGAGTACGAGCCCGAGCGCCTCCGCGACCACCCCAACACCGCGCGGCTAGTCGCGCTCGACGAGACGGTGCGGCGGCTCGCCGAGGAGACCAACCCCGACTGGCTCGGCGTCTACCGCCGCGCCACCAACCCCGACGGCGAGGAAGTGCTCGTTAAGGAAGCCTACGTCGGCGAGCACTCCCGCGCGGAGTTCCCGCTCACCGAGTCGTTCGCCGAGCGCTCGAACAACTCCACGGTCGGGCTCACGGGCGACGCCGTGCTCGTCGAGGACGTCGCAGACTACGACGGCCCCTACTACGAGTGCGACGACAGCGTCCAGAGCGAGTTCTGCTGTCCCATCCTCGCGGGCGACGACGTAGTGGGCATCATCGACGCCGAAGCCCACGAGCCGGAGTTCTTCACGGAGGAACGCGTGCTCACCATCGTCGGCGCGTGCGCCGCGCTCGCGGACTCGGACCTCCTCACGCCGCCGCGCGTCGAGGCCTGA
- a CDS encoding DUF7112 family protein gives MPDYVSEETVETVTGTVARAGGTRRHELRLPADAADDFPAGEVVRVVLDGDEYHAQLRRRDDGAPVIRGAYDTPSLARDPGSATNHLAAWLDDGPLEAGRSVHVDVVEPGFKYGVRVPGESATYAATEPPDSSLSAIAESLDE, from the coding sequence ATGCCCGACTACGTCTCCGAGGAGACCGTCGAGACGGTGACCGGGACGGTCGCCCGCGCCGGGGGGACGCGCCGCCACGAACTCCGCCTGCCCGCGGACGCGGCAGACGACTTCCCCGCCGGCGAGGTCGTCCGCGTCGTCCTCGACGGCGACGAGTACCACGCGCAACTCCGCCGCCGCGACGACGGCGCGCCCGTGATTCGCGGCGCGTACGACACGCCCTCGCTCGCCCGCGACCCCGGGAGCGCCACCAACCACCTCGCGGCGTGGCTCGACGACGGCCCGCTGGAGGCCGGGCGCTCCGTCCACGTGGACGTCGTCGAACCCGGCTTCAAGTACGGCGTGCGCGTCCCCGGCGAGTCAGCCACGTACGCCGCGACCGAGCCGCCGGACTCGAGCCTCTCCGCGATTGCGGAGTCGCTGGACGAGTAG
- a CDS encoding PAS domain S-box protein: MAPDRPLVGAVTRAVQRADAVPDLRAGVCEAVVDAGYDFACFCDTEREPATASKPDVEPPEPQTVTPTLGSAASGPTPSGSDDAHGTPEPLADDAASPGVAERAVTWVPYDDTFAAAVPVVDADDYYGTLAFGPDEREAADAERERLAAVGRAVGQGVTRLHAVRERDRLRDSLRTERRQFEKLHSIAAAMVGCEDATSIYHLAIDAAENILEFDICGIDVVEDGYLVPKATSTGLESGDSHRLPADSGIAGRTYQENSSIVVDDVAAHEDAEPANPDYTSVLSVPIDDIGVFQAGSREHAAFSQSDVELVELLMAHVSATLRRLRSADALRESEQKYRTLVEQSHDAVVTYADGGFSFVNERASALFGRSREELLAADARELFHPEDRVKVERVVGELTAESGRRQTFESRIRRPDGDVRFCEFSATSIDYEGDVAVLASIRDITERKARERDLERQNERLDEFASVVSHDLRSPINVAQGSLDLADGGDDEHLDRASDALDRMEALVEDVLELARQGRLVDETEAVALSEVATDAWDCVDAPDATLAVETDLVVDADPSRLQELFENLFRNAVEHGSTDPQNAKRSEDAVEHADDDGVAVTVTAYADGFAVTDDGPGLPDGSHDEVFERGFTSAEDGTGFGLAIVESIAAAHGWTIDAVPRDGDADRGARFEITGCRGE, translated from the coding sequence ATGGCGCCGGACCGCCCCCTCGTCGGCGCGGTGACGCGAGCCGTCCAGCGAGCCGACGCGGTCCCCGACCTCCGCGCCGGCGTCTGCGAGGCCGTCGTGGACGCGGGCTACGACTTCGCCTGCTTCTGTGACACCGAGCGCGAGCCGGCGACGGCGAGCAAGCCCGACGTCGAACCGCCCGAGCCGCAGACGGTCACGCCGACTCTCGGGAGTGCGGCGAGCGGGCCGACGCCGTCCGGGTCCGACGACGCGCACGGCACGCCCGAGCCGCTCGCCGACGACGCGGCTTCGCCGGGCGTCGCGGAGCGCGCCGTGACGTGGGTCCCGTACGACGACACGTTCGCCGCCGCGGTCCCCGTCGTGGACGCCGACGACTACTACGGGACGCTCGCGTTCGGCCCGGACGAGCGCGAGGCCGCCGACGCCGAGCGGGAACGCCTCGCCGCCGTCGGCCGCGCCGTCGGACAGGGCGTCACGCGGCTGCACGCCGTCCGCGAGCGCGACCGCCTGCGGGACTCGCTGCGCACCGAGCGCCGGCAGTTCGAGAAGCTCCACAGCATCGCCGCCGCGATGGTCGGCTGCGAGGACGCCACCAGCATCTACCACCTCGCCATCGACGCCGCCGAGAACATCCTCGAGTTCGACATCTGCGGCATCGACGTCGTCGAGGACGGCTACCTCGTCCCGAAGGCCACCTCGACCGGGCTGGAGTCCGGGGACTCCCACCGGCTCCCCGCCGACAGCGGCATCGCCGGCCGCACCTACCAGGAGAACTCCTCTATCGTCGTCGACGACGTCGCGGCCCACGAGGACGCCGAGCCCGCCAACCCCGACTACACGTCCGTCCTGAGCGTGCCCATCGACGACATCGGCGTGTTTCAGGCCGGCTCCCGGGAGCACGCCGCGTTCTCCCAGTCGGACGTCGAACTCGTCGAGCTGTTGATGGCGCACGTCTCCGCGACGCTGCGCCGGCTGCGCTCGGCGGACGCGCTCCGGGAGAGCGAGCAGAAGTACCGGACGCTCGTCGAGCAGAGCCACGACGCCGTCGTCACGTACGCCGACGGCGGCTTCTCGTTCGTCAACGAGCGCGCGTCCGCGCTGTTCGGGCGCTCCCGCGAGGAACTGCTCGCCGCCGACGCCCGCGAGCTGTTCCACCCCGAGGACCGCGTGAAAGTCGAACGCGTCGTCGGCGAGCTGACCGCGGAGTCCGGCCGCCGGCAGACGTTCGAGAGCCGCATCCGCCGGCCCGACGGCGACGTGCGCTTCTGCGAGTTCAGCGCGACCAGCATCGACTACGAGGGCGACGTCGCGGTGCTGGCCTCGATTCGGGACATCACCGAGCGGAAGGCCCGCGAGCGCGACCTCGAACGGCAGAACGAGCGCCTCGACGAGTTCGCCAGCGTCGTCAGCCACGACCTCCGCAGCCCCATCAACGTCGCGCAGGGGAGCCTCGACCTCGCGGACGGCGGCGACGACGAGCACCTCGACCGCGCCAGCGACGCGCTCGACCGCATGGAGGCGCTCGTCGAGGACGTGCTGGAGCTCGCGCGACAGGGCCGGCTCGTGGACGAGACCGAGGCCGTCGCGCTCTCGGAGGTGGCGACCGACGCGTGGGACTGCGTGGACGCACCGGACGCGACGCTCGCGGTGGAGACGGACCTCGTCGTGGACGCGGACCCGTCGCGGCTCCAGGAGCTGTTCGAGAACCTCTTCCGAAATGCTGTGGAACACGGTTCCACAGACCCCCAGAACGCGAAGCGTTCTGAGGACGCCGTGGAGCACGCCGACGACGACGGCGTCGCAGTCACAGTCACCGCGTACGCGGACGGGTTCGCCGTCACCGACGACGGCCCCGGGCTCCCGGACGGCAGCCACGACGAGGTGTTCGAGCGCGGGTTCACGTCCGCCGAGGACGGGACGGGGTTCGGGCTCGCCATCGTCGAGAGCATCGCCGCCGCCCACGGCTGGACCATCGACGCCGTGCCGCGGGACGGCGACGCCGACCGCGGCGCCCGCTTCGAGATTACCGGCTGTCGTGGCGAGTAG
- a CDS encoding universal stress protein, with the protein MDRAIAVVEASDSAKALVEEAGELAAGVDAELLLVHVTTDSEYAERRESMMSVPSLDVNYTVDDALDGAEKFANDVGRDVLEDVDVAYEPVGRLGEKGDEVLALAEERDADHIFLAGRKRSPAGKAIFGDVTQRIILEFDGAVTVVTT; encoded by the coding sequence ATGGACCGAGCAATCGCCGTCGTCGAAGCCTCCGACTCCGCGAAAGCCCTCGTCGAAGAAGCCGGCGAACTCGCTGCCGGGGTCGACGCGGAGCTGCTGTTGGTGCACGTGACCACCGACTCGGAGTACGCCGAGCGCCGGGAGTCGATGATGAGCGTCCCGAGCCTCGACGTGAACTACACCGTCGACGACGCGCTCGACGGCGCGGAGAAGTTCGCGAACGACGTCGGGCGGGACGTCCTCGAGGACGTGGACGTGGCGTACGAGCCGGTCGGCCGGCTCGGCGAGAAGGGCGACGAGGTGCTGGCGCTGGCCGAGGAGCGCGACGCCGACCACATCTTCCTCGCGGGCCGCAAGCGCTCGCCCGCCGGGAAGGCCATCTTCGGGGACGTCACCCAGCGCATCATCCTCGAGTTCGACGGCGCGGTCACCGTCGTCACGACGTGA
- a CDS encoding cyclase family protein, producing MWDLTHELGSGLPYPGDPQAAVTPHATLDADGYRAAEIECSTHSGTHVDAPAHLLADGATLGAYDVETFAFDARVVDCTEFGARDPIPADRVPDTDADLVVFHTGWSRHWGERRYFDHPYLTAAAAARCADRGCHVALDAPSVDPSPSENAGDDEPTGYPAHHALLGDERLIVENLRNLAALPQRCTIRALPLRVDADGAPVRAVAD from the coding sequence ATGTGGGACCTCACGCACGAACTCGGCTCCGGGCTGCCGTACCCCGGCGACCCGCAGGCAGCGGTGACGCCGCACGCGACGCTCGACGCGGACGGCTACCGGGCCGCCGAAATCGAGTGCTCGACGCACTCCGGGACGCACGTCGACGCGCCCGCCCACTTGCTCGCGGACGGCGCGACCCTCGGCGCGTACGACGTCGAGACGTTCGCGTTCGACGCGCGCGTCGTGGACTGCACGGAGTTCGGTGCGCGCGACCCGATTCCCGCCGACCGCGTCCCGGACACCGACGCCGACCTCGTCGTCTTCCACACGGGCTGGAGCCGGCACTGGGGGGAGCGGCGGTACTTCGACCACCCCTACCTGACGGCCGCGGCGGCGGCGCGCTGTGCGGACCGCGGCTGTCACGTTGCCCTCGACGCGCCGAGCGTCGACCCGTCGCCGTCCGAGAACGCCGGCGACGACGAGCCCACCGGGTATCCAGCGCACCACGCGCTGCTCGGGGACGAGCGACTCATCGTGGAGAATCTACGGAACCTCGCGGCGCTCCCGCAGCGGTGTACGATTCGCGCTCTCCCGCTGCGCGTGGACGCGGACGGCGCGCCCGTGCGGGCGGTCGCCGACTAG
- a CDS encoding transcription initiation factor IIB: MSDTTIRTYSSDRQQNENESETEVESADETVTCPECGGRVVNDEEHGESVCADCGLVIEEDSIDRGPEWRAFNSNEKDQKSRVGAPTTNMMHDKGLSTNIGWQDKDAYGNSLSSNQRQKMQRLRKWNERFRTRNSKERNLKQALGEIERMASALGLPKEVRETASVIYRRALSEDLLPGRSIEGVATSALYAAARQMQTPRSIDEVANVSRIDAMEFKRTYRYIVRELGLEVAPADPASYVPRFASELDLPDEVERRARELLDNAKEDGVTSGKSPVGLAAAAIYASSLLTNHKVTQSEVSDVTDVSEVTIRNRYQELLEATEVAA; this comes from the coding sequence ATGAGTGACACCACAATCCGCACGTACTCCAGTGACCGACAGCAGAACGAGAACGAATCCGAGACCGAGGTAGAGTCTGCCGACGAGACCGTCACCTGTCCCGAGTGTGGCGGCCGCGTCGTCAACGACGAGGAACACGGCGAGTCCGTCTGTGCCGACTGCGGCCTCGTCATCGAGGAGGACAGCATCGACCGCGGCCCCGAGTGGCGCGCGTTCAACTCCAACGAGAAGGACCAGAAGAGCCGCGTCGGCGCCCCCACCACGAACATGATGCACGACAAGGGGCTCTCGACGAACATCGGCTGGCAGGACAAGGACGCCTACGGCAACAGCCTGTCCAGCAATCAGCGACAGAAGATGCAGCGCCTCCGCAAGTGGAACGAGCGCTTCCGCACCCGCAACAGCAAGGAGCGCAATCTGAAGCAGGCGCTGGGCGAAATCGAGCGGATGGCCTCCGCGCTCGGCCTCCCGAAGGAGGTCCGCGAGACGGCGTCGGTCATCTATCGCCGCGCGCTCAGCGAGGACCTGCTGCCCGGCCGCTCCATCGAGGGTGTCGCCACCAGCGCGCTGTACGCCGCGGCCCGACAGATGCAGACGCCGCGCTCCATCGACGAGGTGGCGAACGTCAGCCGCATCGACGCGATGGAGTTCAAGCGGACGTACCGCTACATCGTCCGCGAGCTCGGCCTCGAAGTCGCGCCCGCCGACCCCGCCAGCTACGTCCCGCGGTTCGCCTCCGAGCTGGACCTCCCGGACGAGGTCGAGCGCCGCGCCCGCGAGCTGCTGGACAACGCCAAGGAGGACGGCGTCACCAGCGGGAAGTCGCCGGTCGGCCTCGCGGCCGCCGCGATTTACGCCTCCAGCCTGCTCACCAACCACAAGGTGACCCAGAGCGAGGTCAGCGACGTCACGGACGTCAGCGAGGTCACCATCCGGAACCGCTACCAGGAGCTGCTGGAAGCCACGGAAGTCGCCGCGTAA
- a CDS encoding carotenoid biosynthesis protein, giving the protein MPSNRAFAASVAAVGLVALGHAALTWPPAAVLVFFAGGAAIAFVAEAVVVNLGWLEHHVGPNVVGVPVYVLFGWTGAVYVAFRAALLVTSGWPAVALAAALATGYDALVDHRGVADGRWTYTDDVPGPRVRGVPWWNFAGWLAISAATAGLATLVL; this is encoded by the coding sequence ATGCCGAGCAATCGCGCGTTCGCCGCCAGCGTCGCCGCCGTCGGCCTCGTCGCGCTCGGGCACGCCGCGCTGACGTGGCCGCCCGCGGCCGTCCTCGTGTTCTTCGCTGGCGGCGCCGCTATCGCGTTCGTCGCCGAAGCCGTCGTCGTCAATCTGGGGTGGCTGGAGCACCACGTCGGCCCGAACGTCGTCGGCGTTCCGGTCTACGTGCTGTTCGGGTGGACGGGCGCGGTCTACGTCGCGTTTCGCGCGGCGCTGTTGGTCACGAGTGGATGGCCGGCGGTCGCGCTCGCGGCCGCGCTCGCCACCGGCTACGACGCGCTCGTGGATCACCGCGGCGTCGCAGACGGCCGCTGGACGTACACCGACGACGTACCGGGGCCGCGCGTCCGCGGCGTGCCGTGGTGGAACTTCGCCGGCTGGCTCGCGATTAGCGCCGCGACTGCCGGGCTCGCGACGCTCGTTCTGTAG
- a CDS encoding HalX domain-containing protein encodes MTEQGARVLVVDDDEALTDVYAEWLSERYAVQTATTGEGALGQLDDDVDVVLLDRRMPGLSGEDVLDRIRRAEYDCRVAMVTGVRPDADVVELGFDEYLLKPVDREDLHDVVETLLDRSAYDDRLQELYALASKRALLESEAEDGDLELDDSYQEVVARIQELRGRIDDTVDGFGFDDFRVAFRDVPDQNAGSD; translated from the coding sequence ATGACAGAGCAAGGGGCACGCGTACTCGTGGTCGACGACGACGAAGCGCTCACTGACGTGTACGCCGAGTGGCTCTCCGAGCGGTACGCCGTCCAGACCGCGACCACCGGGGAAGGCGCCCTCGGCCAGCTCGACGACGACGTGGACGTGGTCCTGCTCGACCGACGGATGCCCGGCCTCTCCGGCGAGGACGTCCTCGACCGCATCCGCCGCGCGGAGTACGACTGCCGCGTCGCGATGGTCACGGGCGTCCGCCCGGACGCGGACGTCGTCGAACTCGGCTTCGACGAGTACCTCCTCAAGCCCGTCGACCGCGAGGACCTCCACGACGTCGTCGAGACCTTGCTCGACCGCTCCGCGTACGACGACCGCCTCCAGGAGCTGTACGCGCTCGCGTCGAAGCGCGCGCTGCTGGAGTCCGAGGCCGAAGACGGCGACCTCGAACTCGACGACTCCTACCAGGAGGTCGTCGCCCGCATCCAGGAGCTCCGGGGCCGCATCGACGACACGGTGGACGGCTTCGGGTTCGACGACTTCCGCGTCGCGTTCCGCGACGTCCCCGACCAGAACGCGGGCAGCGACTGA
- a CDS encoding response regulator: protein MSRGRDDATVLAVDDLQEYLDVYEHRLGDEYEVRTAHGGEAALAAIDEAVDVVLLDREMPGVSGDDVLAAIREEGYDCRVAMVTANEPDEDVVGIGYDAYLRKPVSGDDLTEVVERLRSLSAYVDAVTALHEASERRAAGEHDPERVRELRDRADDIADGFDPRDYRVVFRDLR, encoded by the coding sequence ATGAGCCGGGGGCGTGACGACGCGACTGTGCTCGCCGTCGACGACTTGCAGGAGTACCTCGACGTCTACGAACACAGACTCGGCGACGAGTACGAGGTGCGGACTGCGCACGGCGGCGAGGCGGCGCTCGCCGCCATCGACGAGGCCGTCGACGTCGTGTTGCTCGACCGGGAGATGCCCGGCGTGTCGGGCGACGACGTGCTGGCGGCGATTCGCGAGGAGGGGTACGACTGCCGGGTGGCGATGGTGACGGCGAACGAGCCCGACGAGGACGTCGTCGGCATCGGGTACGACGCGTACCTCAGGAAACCGGTCTCGGGGGACGACCTGACCGAGGTCGTCGAGCGCTTGCGCTCGCTGTCGGCGTACGTGGACGCGGTGACGGCGCTACACGAGGCCAGCGAGCGCCGCGCGGCGGGCGAACACGACCCCGAGCGCGTGCGCGAACTCCGCGACAGGGCCGACGACATCGCCGACGGCTTCGACCCGCGGGACTACCGGGTCGTGTTCCGCGACCTGCGGTGA